The sequence GTCTGGACTTCAGTTTGGCACTCAACACTATTGTCTGATAGAATGTAGTGAGTAAACTCCTGCTCCTTGGTCTAAATGCACCACTAGGTGTTAGACTTCCCACTGAACAGAACTCAGATTGTTAGGATACACATATGCTCCTCTCTTTCCATCATCCTCCAAATGGGTGCCCCGAGGGTCATCCATGTCTGTATGGCCAAAtcctgagtaatcacattgtcaaattCACCGATGACATGACAGTGCTGGGGTTCATCACTCACAATGATgggatggcctacagagaggagatagAAGAGACTGAGGCCTGCTACTAggcaaacaacctcttcctcaatatcaACAAGAGAAAGGAGATTGTTATCAACTTCCGGAGAACTGTCACTACTCACATTCCTCTTTCCATTGGCGGCACAACAGTGGAAGCAgcaaacagtttcaaactcctgggagtgcacgtcACAGGCAACCTCTTATGTAGAATGTATTCTGGGACCATAACCAGGAAAGCTCACTAaaacctctactttctgaagagtctaaagagagctggactatgcatgtCTGCATATActtatgtcattctacagatatgcagtagagagcatcctaacatggtggatcactgcctggtacagaaactgcactgcaatgGACAGGAAGACTTTACAACGGGTAGTCAATACTGCCCAGTGCATTACCCACACAAGCCTGTCTACCTACTATTAAGGAAATATGTACAGATTGGTATtgaaaaagggccagtaacaacaTAAAGGATCCCGCCCATtctgctcatgaactgtttgtcccactcccatcagggtggaagctacgtagcatccacacaagGACTACCAGACCCAAGAACAGTTGTTTTCCctaagcagcaaggctgatcaacacttccatccactaacccacacccctaaccaccactactttgctatttcctgtcagtcatcttatgtattGACACTCCTGTGCTgagcgtcactttatgggcatatgtatataagctatcttatgtatttatttattactgtgttctttaacttattgtttttgtgctgcattggatccagagcacCAATTATATTGTTctggaaatgacactaaacaatcttgaattttaatGCTCTAGCTTGACAATCTTACCTAGCAGAGGCAGCAGTCAACTTCAAGTTTTAAATCTTCCAAAAGAGTCAACTTACCCTCTTTTCATGAGCACTTGCTTTCTGCTGATGTGAAGAAAGCAAAGTAGATTCTGTGGCAAAGATTAGATTCACCAACGTGTATAGCTCTCTATTCAATGCAGTCATCATGCCCCTTCAGTTCTCTGTCTTAAGAGTTGTTCTGGGCTATCTAGCTTTCAGGTATGGTTTCCCTGCAGCAGGTagaatgaagaagaaggaaaaagcccttaactccgagtggagtcatcgggatgccgtcatgacggcgtttttttaagcaggctttcttattttcacgaggccgagttgccagctcgacgctcagcccagcacggatggaaagcgtgcaagggagccggctggattcgaactcgggagccttcgctccgaagtctggcgctgatgccactacaccaccagccggcagcAGGTAGAATGAATGATGAGAAAATTGGAGGAAATAGTCTGTTAAGACTCCTCACTAACCCTTGTGTACATCATCTGCGTAATTTGGCTTGTTCAGATTAACAATACTCTATTAATTATGTGGAAATAGTTCTCATACCACAATAATCCTTGTTTATTTTTCACAGCATTCAGAAGGAAGTCATTTAACATAGCATAATGAACAGCTCTAATCTCTCTGTCCTACAATCTGATTGCTAAATGTGAAAGTGCTATTAGCTAAGAGTTCTGTGTATTTGCTGTCCTTGTCTAGCACTTTGGCTTTCTAACTCCTTGTCACAGCTGCTGTAATCCTGTCTGGGTGCGTTTGCCAAAGCACTGGTAACTAAACTGCTGTGCTAGCAAGATATTTGTTTTCATCCCGGGCTTCTAGGGTGATAATCCAGTGACATAGTAGGTTCTGATTTTCTTTTTGCATCAGAATTCCACAGTATTTTTCCCCTTTTTACTTGTGGTCGGATGGTAAGTTTAAATATGAATATTGGTTTATTAAGTTTTTGGGGAACAATCATCAGTTTGTTTGGGATGAAAGGTGCCTTTTCTGAATTCCTTTCCTGTGTGAGCAATGCACTTTCCACAGATTGACAGACAGCAGTTTGAAGAAACCATCAGAGTACTAAACAACCTTTATGCGGAGGCTGAGAAGGTGGGAGGACAGTCCTACCTGGAGGGCTGCTTGGCATGCTTGACTGCGTACACCATCTTCTTGTGCATGGAGACTCATTATGAAAAAGTGAGTTAACTTTTCACTATGGCTATCAAGTTATGTAAATGGATAGGACTGCTAAAGTCAAATACTGTACTTGCCGTTTTACAATAGGATAGTTATGAGCCTGACCTATTCACCACCCAACTATTCAAAATCTGTtgtaaatgtttttaaaaatcttactGATGTTCAGAATGCCTGGGAGGTAAAAGGGATTTTATAATGTTTTCTGTTTTCAATCTGGTTACATTTTATTTGGTATCATCATGCAGATAATATTCTAACAGTAAGTCATTTAAGAAATAGTGGAGTATCGATTTATTTTAATACTCATCAAAGGTTCTGCTTTACCTTTTGGGAATGCATCTAATAAATCTGCTTGCATATAAGTCATCTATTGATGGTCAAGATGTAAATTATGGATGAATTCAGTAATTATTTCCTCAGACATTTTAAGAATGTACATAGTTATAATTAGTTGAATGGAGCAGTTATTTGTCAGCAGTCTAGTTAATGTAGTCCAAGATGTAATGCATTTCTTGCAGGTTCTATATTTTTTGTTAATTTGTTATTAAGCATATTATTTGATTTTTGAATGAGTACATGTGGAATAAAATATTTGATAATATGCTCATTGGCATTGAGAAAATAGGCAGGCTAATGCTTGAACATGGATCAGAAATGTACATATTCAAGCACCTGCACATCTTTTTCTCCTTTCCACACTCAGTATTTCAAATTtgcatttttatttgtatttatcaATATAAGCAGAGCCCACGTACAAAGCATTAATATGTTCTGCATTAGTTGTGTTGATATTTTTCTTGAATGGTCTAACTACAGTTAAGAGTAAATGAAATGCTCCCAAACTGCTGTTGTATGCAGAGTTATTTAGTGACCCATAACTTTGGTCCCTGATACAAATAAAGTCATCTCGTGTTCTGACCTGATGTGCTGCACTTTTGCAatagtttctgtttttattcgaCCTTGTGAAGCATTTTTTCAAATGTGCTTGATCACATTTGCTGTAAAGCTGCTTTGGGCATCAGGACTCTACCAGTGTTACAACAGCTTGCTTGTTCTAAACTTCTTTGAATTTTGACTGACTAACATTTTTTAGAAaatattaatgtgtttagtcaaaaTTATCTGATTGAAACTTTCATGACATCATCATAAATTTGAGAAGTGAGTGGGAAAAGTTTTTTTAAGAAAAAACCTCAGGAAATATGTGGGAATTGTCAACCTTTCACAGATTATTATTCAAACTTGGATTTGAATTACGGAAACTGACCCACCTGAATCAGATCTGACTGTGTACTGATTTAATCATTTTGTGGGTTTCTTGTGACTTGAAGTATGCAGAACTTAATTAAACTCTGAAGGGTTTCTTTTATAAGCAAGGTAAAGAGCACTGGTCACACAATCTTCCCAGTGAGGATATCTGTCACATATTATTGATTGTGGAAACTGATTCTGCTTCTACCATTTCAGCTTTGGTTCATCGAGAGTTTTGGAGAATGTAGGACTGAAGAGACTCTAGACTCCAGCTTGGCTGCCTTTCTGTTACTCATTGTTGCTGTCAGTTATCCAGACACTGAGCAGATAAATGTATGTTTCAGTTTGGCAAGGAGCTGCTTAGCACTTGTGCTTAAAGAAACCAGTGCTCATCTCCCACAGCTCCCACCATCAACCGTCCACCCTGAAGTAATCCCTTTCCTGTCAGATGCCTCCCAGATGAAAATTGAGATGTACTGTGTAAAGCCCATTACATAGACTTTTGAAGGGCAAGAGAAAAAAATTCTTAAAACGCAAATTCGCTTCACTGAGGATGCAACTAAATTTTAAATTAACTTTGATCTTCTACTTTCCTTAATATTATGCTCTTCCACATCAAAAGATGGGCTGATGACCTGATTTCATGTCCTTCTTCTAGCCTTTAAGAATCAGGAAGAGACTTCATCTTTTTAGCTTTTGCACCCAGATGAAGATAGAAGCTAAATTATCTCTATATGATTTGTTTTGTGCAATCCTATCAGTGTTATTGGTATTAATTGGTTCTTGGAGTATGTTCAGAATTTTTTGAAAGTGGTTTTGTTTATTATTGATGCATTCTTTGTTTGCAGGTATTGAAAAAGATTGCTAAATACATCCAGGAACAGAATGAGAAGATATATGCACCGAGAGGTCTTGTCATAGTTGATCCAATTGAAAGAGGTTTGAGAGTTGTATCCTTTAGTTTAATTGGATTGCTCCTGCTATTTATTAAAATATCGGTCTCTTTGATTGCTGTTTATATAGCCACATAGCTGGGCAGTTTTGTAATGTTGTTCCAATGCTGCCTCAAGCATGTATTAAACAGAGAAATAATTGCATTTCCTACTCTGATTAAACTTTGACAAAAGCACTCCCTCTTTTGCATGGACTGAGAtggttgtttttattttaaataacacTGCAATATCCTTAAATCATACCATAAGCCTCTGTTTTAAAGAGGAAAATGGCAAGTTGAAAAGCTAATGAAATACTGGCAGTGAAACATAAATTTATTAGCTCCAGTCTCTCCAACCAAGGCTCCACTGCGGCACCTACTATTTTATTTGAGAGGGCAGTTTAGTATCCTTGCCAGATTCTTGGCATTCTCATTTTATATTGCCAAAAATTCCCTTTTCTTCTTATCGGAGCATTATTTTTGGAGGGCTTGATATGTAAGACATTTTCACTTGGCTGAATAGATTAGAGATAAGAATCGTGGTCTTGCGTAGAAGAATATTAGGAATTTCTTCATTAATTCTTGAAATCCTACAGAAGACTGAAGGTGCTTGGTCATTCAGTAAGTTCAAGGCCAAAATCGAAATGGAAGTAGGATAGAAAAATAGTTTAGGTAAATGATCACTGTAATATTGAAGAGGGGAGGCTTGGTCGGTGCGTTTGTTCCttatgtgttttttaaaaatgacTTTCTACCAATTGCACAAGTTCCACATAATTTTCTTCGAGCAGTATTTTGGATGCTATGGAATTCTTTTTTGCTAGTAAGATACAAGGgtttttaatataatttcctgcattttgtgtgaaaTGGTTTGGAAACAAATGGAGTTAATAGACTCATTGAGACGCATTACAAGAAATCAAAACTAAGTAATTGTGTGAAATCCGTTAATCGTCATAGTTAAAGCAGTTAAATAAATTTGTTATTCAGGTTGGAAGAGGTAGAGGAATCTAGAACTATTTGAAATAAGGCAGCTTCAGATTTTTGCTTGGAGCATTTGAGtagaaagaagagagagttgaATTCACATTTGGCACCAATGGAAGATTGGTAATAATATGCAAATTTTTAGACTGGAGAGATTCCATGACCAGACCAACCTATTTTGAGATATTAGAAAAGAATGCTTACTAATTTGACAAAATGTTGGAGAGACTGAAGGATAAGTAGATTTAGAGGATGTATTTTGTGCAGGGGTGATGTAAACAGCCATGTTCTGAATGAGTTCAAGTAAGatgtaatccaatcacaaacaagagaaaatttgcagatgctggaaatccaagtaacgtACTCAATATGCTGGAgtaactgagcaggccaggcagcatctatggaaaagaatactgttgatgtcctgctgaagggtctttgcCCGAAACAGCCACTGTACCCTTccttagatgctgtctggtctgctaaGTTCTATAAGGATTTTACGTACAGTAAGAAGTAATTTGAAAGGCTTTATTTAAGGGTGTTAAAGATATTATTTAGTGAAGATGAGTGGGATATTTGGATTAAGACTCTCATTTAGTCACATCTTGTGTAGACATTATGTTTATGTTCTCATTAGCTACTATAAGGAAATAGTTTTTCTTTTGCTTCAATAATTTGAGGAACAACATTTGAAGTTTTGGAAATTGTATGACTTGTCTTTTGCCATAAATTGGGATACCTCTCTATCCATTTTCCCAGTGTTTAAGAGTAATGTACAGATCTCgattgaatctgcttttttttttggtgtatTTGGGCACTTCAGTGAAATGATACAGCActttgcttttaaaaaaaaatctggcatCTACTGAAGGAATTGTGTTTGAAACTCTCAGACTACTTAAGTTTCAGTCTCTTGAAGAAGTCTTGGGTAACCTTAATTGGAGAATCAGAGTAGATTACTTTCCTGGCAACCTTTTAAACAAATTGTCAAATTTCTTTCAGTGTGCTTGAATACCGTGGCCCTTTATGAACCAGAATTTGCTGTAAGTCTTTGTTTGTTTCATGAGTAACTGGTTTGATAGATGGTTAGAAATTTCTGTTTCTACATTAGTCCAATTTGTTTACTGAAGTAGTAAAACTCCTGTGCATTCAGTCAGATGCATAACAAAGGTGAGTATAAAATGGGAAGTTCTTGTTCTAATGTTAACTGAAGCTACCAAGGTGGCTGGAATATCTCTCTATTTAAAGACAACTGAGTGGCACCTGGAGTTCAATGTTGCCCTGCTCTCATAAGTAAAAtcttgaaggatcccacccaccatgCTTATGGACAGttcgtcccattcccatcagggaggagacaatatagcatccacaccaggaccaccagactcagaaacagtaacttttcccaagcagtaaagctgatcaacacttccacccactgacacacccctgcacacctcaccaccactactttatcatttcctgtcagtcaccttatgtacagaaacTCCTGTGCCTTGCATCGCTTTATGGATGTACAAACGTACAATAAATCTTACGTATTTACAGTTGCAAGGAGAAATTTGCgaaccctttgcagttacctggttttctgcattaattactcataaaatgtcatCTGATCTTCGTCTAAGTCACAAGAATAGACgaaaacacaatctgcctaaactaatagcaCACAAACAATTAtactacttctcatcaatactgagtacactatttaaataatcacagtttAGGttcaaaaagtatgtgaacctctgggataatgccttctacaaaagttatttggagtcaggtgttccaatcaatgtgatgagattggaggtgtgggttgtagaggtgccctgccctatatataaaaaaaagacacacaaagtcaggttactgacagagccgaATGTTcttaagaaagatctgtttatgtacgccatgcctcgatcaaagcaactttcagaggaccttagaagaagaattgttgaGATGCATGAAACTGGAATAGATTGCAAAAGCATTTCAAAAGACCTGCGTTCATCAGTCTGcaataagagaaattgtctaaaatagtctaaaattcctccttgctatTGTGCAAATCTGATCAGTtataggaaatgtttggtggaggttgtTGCTACTAAAGGAGTCGccagttcacaaactttttcccaCTCTGGACTGTGAGTGATTAAGCAATgggttcaataaagacatgaagagTACAGTTGTTTGTCTGTTACTCGTTTAGGCAGATTTGtacttgtctattattgtgacttagatcaGTCCACATTTTATGATTACTGCTGAAAAACAGGTCATTGCAAAGAACTTACAATCTTtatcttgcaactgtatatttattttattgttgtgttctttatcttaatgtgtttttttttgtgtgctgcattgaatccagggaaacaattatttcattctccattacacttgtgtactagaaatgacatttAGGAGTGACTTTTGATCTTTCGTGAATGGAGATGCAACTTTGGATCATTTGTAACCTGTTGAAATT comes from Mobula hypostoma chromosome 8, sMobHyp1.1, whole genome shotgun sequence and encodes:
- the LOC134350980 gene encoding golgin subfamily A member 7-like, with product MAETHCLQDLRQNTALASKVFIQRDYSSGTVCQFQTKFPCELESRIDRQQFEETIRVLNNLYAEAEKVGGQSYLEGCLACLTAYTIFLCMETHYEKVLKKIAKYIQEQNEKIYAPRGLVIVDPIERGLRVIEISIYEDRSFTSGR